In Liquorilactobacillus hordei DSM 19519, the following proteins share a genomic window:
- a CDS encoding anion permease — translation MLATKINYKKFIIPIAVALIIWLTTPLRPAGVSVVAWHMLAIFVATIIGCITQPLPIGAVAILGFTTTVITHEVPIDTAVAGFGNNSIWLIAMAFFISRGFIKTGLGRRIALGFVRIFGKKTLGLAYSLIGVDLILAPATPSNTARAGGIMFPIINSLSHSFGSSPEDNTQRKVGSFLTFAEFHGNMITAAMFLTAMAGNPLAQSLAKSAHINVSWMGWFIAALVPGIISLVLVPYIIYKLYPPEIKETPNAKAWADEQLSEMGKMSLPEKFMAGIFIVALLLWVLGDTLKVDATLTAFIALSLLLITGVLSWSDILQEKGAWNTLTWFSILVMMANELNVLGFIPWLSKTISTSVHGLSWPLVLIVLILFYFYSHYLFASATAHVSAMYSALLGVAVASGVPPMLAALSLGFFGNLFASTTHYSNGPAPILFSAGYVSQKDWWRLNAILGIFYLIVWLGLGSLWMKICGVY, via the coding sequence ATCTTGGCTACCAAAATAAATTATAAAAAGTTTATTATTCCAATTGCTGTAGCACTAATCATATGGCTAACGACTCCGCTTCGCCCGGCTGGTGTTTCAGTTGTTGCGTGGCATATGCTTGCAATCTTTGTTGCTACAATTATTGGCTGTATCACTCAACCGTTACCAATTGGGGCAGTTGCAATTTTAGGATTCACTACAACAGTTATTACGCATGAAGTTCCTATTGATACTGCTGTTGCCGGTTTTGGTAATAATAGTATTTGGTTAATTGCTATGGCATTTTTCATTTCCAGAGGATTTATTAAGACTGGACTAGGTCGTAGAATTGCTCTTGGATTTGTTAGAATTTTTGGTAAAAAAACACTAGGTTTGGCATATTCATTAATTGGCGTTGACTTAATCCTTGCTCCTGCAACACCAAGCAATACAGCTCGTGCAGGTGGGATTATGTTTCCAATTATTAATTCCTTATCCCATTCCTTTGGTTCTTCGCCCGAGGATAATACTCAGCGCAAGGTCGGATCATTTTTGACTTTTGCTGAATTTCATGGAAATATGATTACTGCTGCAATGTTTTTAACTGCAATGGCCGGTAATCCATTAGCGCAATCTCTAGCCAAAAGTGCACATATTAATGTTTCTTGGATGGGTTGGTTTATTGCTGCGCTTGTACCTGGGATTATAAGTTTAGTACTTGTTCCATACATCATATATAAACTTTACCCACCTGAAATCAAAGAAACTCCTAATGCTAAGGCTTGGGCTGATGAACAACTTTCAGAGATGGGTAAGATGTCTCTACCTGAAAAATTTATGGCAGGAATATTCATTGTTGCTTTACTTCTTTGGGTTTTAGGTGATACGTTGAAGGTCGATGCAACTTTGACTGCATTCATTGCGCTTTCTCTTTTACTGATAACCGGTGTGCTTAGCTGGAGTGATATTTTACAGGAAAAAGGTGCCTGGAATACACTAACATGGTTCTCCATCTTGGTAATGATGGCTAACGAATTGAACGTTCTTGGTTTCATTCCTTGGCTAAGCAAGACTATCTCTACAAGTGTGCATGGCTTATCATGGCCTCTTGTCTTGATTGTTTTAATTTTATTTTACTTCTACTCACATTACCTCTTTGCGAGTGCGACAGCACATGTCAGTGCAATGTACTCTGCTTTACTAGGAGTAGCGGTTGCCTCTGGTGTTCCTCCAATGTTGGCTGCATTGTCACTTGGATTCTTTGGTAATTTATTTGCATCAACTACTCATTATAGTAACGGGCCAGCGCCTATTTTATTTTCAGCAGGCTATGTCTCCCAAAAAGACTGGTGGCGTCTTAATGCCATCTTAGGTATTTTCTATCTTATTGTCTGGCTTGGGCTCGGTAGTTTGTGGATGAAGATTTGTGGTGTTTATTAA
- the pxpB gene encoding 5-oxoprolinase subunit PxpB, with translation MINYKYDFIPAGDQGIHIVFPEQIDISENQIIQELAHQIQSEFNYEITDVVPAYRTLTINFDIRKTTYYEFCLKLKNFLSHYVSDKKHNQGRTFEIPVCYDSEFGIDLEDVAAFGNLSVKELIKLHSKNNYFIYMMGFLPGFTFMGNVPDQIAMPRLSVPRSSIAPGSVAIAGKQAGMYPVDSPGGWRILGRTPITLYTPSRPLPPFQAGDWVKFYQIDRAEYSAIKELDAHGEYQLKIISG, from the coding sequence GTGATAAATTACAAATACGATTTTATACCTGCAGGTGACCAAGGTATCCATATTGTTTTCCCTGAACAAATAGATATTTCAGAAAACCAAATAATTCAAGAGTTAGCACACCAAATACAATCTGAATTTAACTACGAAATCACAGATGTTGTTCCTGCATACAGAACCTTAACTATCAACTTTGATATTAGAAAAACAACTTATTACGAATTCTGCCTTAAATTAAAAAATTTTCTTTCACATTATGTTTCAGATAAAAAGCATAATCAGGGACGGACTTTCGAAATTCCTGTCTGCTATGATTCTGAATTTGGAATAGACCTCGAAGATGTTGCCGCTTTTGGTAATCTAAGCGTTAAAGAATTAATCAAACTTCATTCAAAAAACAATTATTTTATTTATATGATGGGTTTTCTTCCTGGATTTACTTTTATGGGAAATGTCCCTGATCAAATTGCAATGCCTAGGCTCTCTGTTCCACGGTCTTCAATTGCACCAGGAAGTGTCGCAATTGCAGGTAAACAAGCTGGAATGTATCCCGTTGATTCACCTGGAGGATGGCGTATTCTTGGTAGAACTCCAATTACACTTTATACTCCCAGCAGACCTCTACCACCATTTCAAGCAGGTGATTGGGTTAAGTTCTATCAAATCGATCGTGCTGAATACTCAGCGATAAAAGAACTGGATGCTCACGGTGAATATCAGCTTAAAATAATTTCAGGATAA